The following are encoded in a window of Psilocybe cubensis strain MGC-MH-2018 chromosome 4, whole genome shotgun sequence genomic DNA:
- a CDS encoding putative transcriptional regulatory protein C1F7.11c, with protein MPVDPSHNPLTRRTNRKLTSDEEIDSRRARGEISCAECRRLKLKCDKKLPCSSCVRRGCPSICPNGSLSTGQGTRFVLADTSQLHTKIADMGQRIRQLEDALAIFQSGVSNEPHPLLREELLSIKFGPEKGHVPEKEAPVRKDSIEPPIDAFGTMTIGESGEGKYFGPSAGSEAGADLEQLETGVEDETYIPISREIARLSASFPFGAQDNIDKPLDFMLEHLPPEPRAWSLCETYMEQATWAFRPIRRDELIDDMLSPVYKVVKDRSLLSTSPVSAHKLAALYFVFSAGALVDLTLEPYSQEAETYYHLGRACLSLRSVLDSPEISTVQAILLMAFYHANAGNRYTMDSAWALTSLGAKLAQGLGLHRDSSRWQMDPKIVQRRRGLFWELFSHELFYSFALGRPPSIRLSYVDCEFPDDDEATLDAQGNTLVGLMRWKYEFSKEIFASVIELSLTAQAPQYSTILELDRKLREKTFFPHLNAFISPEDEEITPSVYMKRCLLGQYRSISKHYFNTCLLQLLILNAKALLYLHRSFFAQAMLDHPVNPLQSPYSPSFLAAYRCASGVIKSSLNHYDRFPELCGRWWGIWTHCELMWKQIIVGCIVTRSPSSSMAASAFIELGLACDLFEKGATHSRRARSGLAILYKMREKAFQVYSQFRSGNIAPNRTLSVGKPDYGDDELALFGGQTRVLVSKLLSKYMKTRKQSQSSSSSAPASSVSSPSSEESRVTPSVDLSREVHPSLVEYLAMYPPSNAPSRHSPGNDGSVNNLASNPNINPASSTSIDQSAYRSTSNSVDQSSYQSWHPPSLFTPLAPETFTNIASEFQPFTSTNQFDLNRHAPPVETKAGPTDTSLVDLGMMMTGESGIDEQWMSFMRDSGFLQADSSGHPVYTTSPPTYNSSAPTNLYQL; from the exons ATGCCTGTGGATCCCTCTCATAATCCTTTGACCCGAAGAACCAACAGAAAACTCACCAGCGATGAGGAGATTGATTCTAGAAGGGCACGAGGGGAG ATTTCATGCGCAGAGTGTCGACG GCTAAAACTTAAATGTGACAAAAAATTACCTTGCAGTTCTTGTG TGCGCCGGGGATGTCCTTCCATATGTCCCAATGGCAGCTTATCCACCGGACAAGGGACGAG ATTCGTCCTGGCTGATACTTCACAGTTACATACGAAAATAGCTGATATGGGGCAACGAATCCGCCAACTCGAAGACGCATTAGCTATTTTCCAGTCAGGCGTATCTAATGagcctcatcctcttctgaGAGAAGAATTGTTATCCATTAAATTTGGTCCGGAGAAAGGACACGTTCCGGAGAAGGAAGCCCCCGTTCGTAAAGATTCCATCGAGCCTCCCATCGATGCTTTCGGCACTATGACAATAGGCGAAAGCGGGGAAGGAAAATATTTTGGCCCTTCTGCAGGTTCAGAG GCAGGTGCCGACCTTGAACAACTCGAAACTGGTGTAGAAGACGAGACCTATATTCCTATATCCCGAGAGATTGCTCGCCTGTCTGCATCGTTCCCATTCGGCGCTCAGGACAACATCGACAAACCCCTGGATTTTATGTTGGAACACCTACCTCCAGAACCACGTGCGTGGTCTCTATGCGAAACGTACATGGAGCAGGCTACATGGGCCTTTCGACCTATTCGACGAGACGAACTGATCGACGACATGCTATCCCCGGTATATAAGGTTGTCAAAGATAGAAGTCTACTCTCAACAAGCCCAGTATCAGCCCACAAACTTGCAGCGTTGTATTTTGTTTTCTCAGCGGGCGCACTTGTTGACCTCACCCTCGAACCAT ATAGTCAAGAGGCAGAAACGTACTATCATCTAGGCCGCGCTTGTCTATCACTCCGCTCTGTGCTTGACTCCCCTGAGATATCAACCGTCCAAGCGATCCTTCTCATGGCATTCTACCATGCTAATGCGGGGAACAGATACACCATGGATAGTGCT TGGGCGCTGACGTCCCTTGGCGCAAAGCTAGCCCAAGGC TTGGGGCTTC ATCGAGACAGTTCTAGATGGCAGATGGATCCCAAGATTGTGCAACGCCGACGAGGACTCTTCTGGGAATTGTTTTCCCATGAACTCTTTTAT AGTTTTGCTTTGGGTAGGCCCCCGTCTATTCGTCTCTCATACGTAGACTGTGAGTTCccggatgatgatgaagctacCTTGGATGCTCAGGGCAACACGTTGGTGGGAT TGATGCGTTGGAAATATGAATTCTCCAAGGAGATTTTTGCTTCCGTCATCGAGCTGTCTTTGACTGCGCAAGCCCCTCAATATTCAACGATCCTTGAGCTCGATAGGAAACTTCGCGAGAAGACGTTTTTCCCTCACTTGAACGCTTTCATAAGCCCGGAAGATGAGGAGATAACCCCCTCAGTATACATGAAACGTTGCCTCCTTGGCCAGTATCGTTCCATCAGTAAGCATTACTTCAATACTTGTTTACTCCAGCTGCTTATATTAAACGCCAAAGCCTTATTATATTTGCATCGAAGTTTTTTCGCTCAAGCGATGCTCGATCACCCTGTCAATCCTTTACAAAGCCCGTACTCTCCTTCATTCCTTGCTGCCTATCGATGCGCTTCTGGTGTTATAAAGTCCAGTTTGAATCATTATGACAGATTTCCCGAGTTGTGTGGAAGATGGTGGGGCATCTGGACACATTGTGA GTTAATGTGGAAACAGATAATCGTCGGTTGCATCGTAACCCGATCGCCTTCCTCATCCATGGCTGCAAGTGCATTCATCGAATTGGGCCTGGCATGTGATCTTTTTGAGAAAGGAGCCACACATTCTCGTCGAGCACGCAGTGGTTTG GCTATTCTTTACAAAATGCGCGAAAAGGCCTTCCAGGTATACTCGCAATTCCGATCTGGGAACATTGCTCCAAACAGAACGCTTTCAGTTGGAAAACCGGATTACGGAGACGATGAATTAGCATTGTTCGGTGGCCAAACACGAGTACTCGTCAGCAAACTGCTGAGTAAATACATGAAAACCAGGAAGCAATCTCAatcatcatcctcgtcgGCCCCTGCCTCCTCTGTCTCAAGTCCTTCTTCTGAAGAATCCAGAGTCACACCTTCAGTAGACCTCAGTCGGGAGGTTCATCCTTCATTGGTTGAATATCTTGCAATGTACCCTCCTTCGAATGCGCCATCTCGACATTCTCCCGGCAACGATGGCTCAGTCAATAACCTTGCTTCGAACCCCAATATCAACCCTGCTTCTTCTACCTCCATCGATCAATCGGCATACCGAAGCACCTCCAACTCCGTCGATCAGTCATCGTATCAAAGTTGGCACCCCCCTTCTTTGTTTACGCCTCTCGCCCCGGAAACCTTTACAAATATCGCCTCTGAATTTCAACCTTTTACGAGTACCAACCAGTTCGATCTAAATCGACATGCACCACCAGTAGAAACTAAAGCGGGCCCTACAGATACCTCTTTGGTTGACCTTGGAATGATGATGACAGGAGAATCTGGAATAGATGAGCAGTGGATGTCATTCATGCGTGATTCTGGTTTCTTGCAAGCGGATTCTAGTGGTCATCCAGTATATACCACATCGCCCCCGACATATAACAGTAGTGCACCTACTAATCTATATCAGTTATGA
- a CDS encoding putative WD repeat-containing protein C3D6.12 — translation MVQSYLKHGPTQAFGVVCSSSSNSVFDGKLAYVPALEDVLVWDVKKGQMLSMWHETGHREEVTCIVQSPQPDSFAVGYADGSIRLWSASTASVLTTFNGHKKSVTSLAFDKTGTRLASGSQDTDIILWDVVGEAGLYRLRGHRDQITAIQFLSTSEDQPSTSTSTAPALLVTASKDTFMKLWDLTTQHCVQTVVAHRSEIWSLAINQEQNLIFTGSGEGELKVWKFDREALAKGLKETETGEVAKMIEPVSSLPLASKHRVSQIQFHPVQPYFAVQSHDRSVEIFRIRTAGEVRKKQARRKRRLEEKKRQEMTKVDGVKMNAEDNNEGVDMESNIVDFITPHLVVRASGKIRSFDFRSIQSSSKGVAQILVALSSNALEVYNIPHPTKSKDEPPEATRNFVVDLPGHRADVRTLCLSSDDQILASGSNGSVKIWNMKTTQCIRTIECGYAICSTFLPGDRHIAVGTKSGEILIYDIASSTLIETIKAHTATVWSMHVRSDGEALVTGSADKDVKFWSIEQKDATEESVQSGKLLSLTHIRTLKMADDVLAVRYSPNSKFLAVALLDSTVKVFYQDSLKFFLSLYGHKLPVLSMDISDDSKLIVTCSADKNVKIWGLDFGDCHKSIFAHEESVMQVAFEKNSHYFWTVGKDKLLKYWDGDKFEGIQKLEGHHGEIWALTLSHHGNFVVTGSHDKSIRVWEKLDEPLFLEEEREKELEKLYESGIADALNRVDGPVGSGVEGDTANGSMEAEASAVSKQTTETLMAGEKIMEAIELADTERETFREYEQAMAKLSEDDAMRMQPPARNPLLAAYDLEPEAYVLRVVEKVPSTALQDALLVLPFDKVVSLMVYLNIWAQKGWNITLVSRIIFFLLKTHHHQIVANRIMRTTLIPLRTHLRLALQKQKDVISYNLAALHFIRRKNDSERTAQFYEEENMDEEKVKAMIAEGKKRKRVNLKAFS, via the exons ATGGTCCAGAGTTATCTCAAGCACGGTCCCACACAG gCGTTTGGAGTTGTCTGTAGTTCGTCTTCCAATTCAGTTTTCGATGGCAAATTGGCATATGTACCTGCATTGGAAGATGTCCTTGTGTGGGATGTAAAAAAGGGCCAGATG CTATCTATGTGGCATGAAACAGGACATAGAGAGGAAGTCACTTGCATAGTCCAATCCCCTCAGCCAGATTCGTTCGCGGTCGGATACGCTGATGGTTCTATTAGATTGTGGAGTGCGTCGACTGCTTCTGTATTAACAACGTTCAACGGCCACAAAAAATCTGTTACTTCTCTTGCATTTGATAAAACTGGAACTCGTCTCGCCTCTGGGTCACAAGATACAGACATCATTTTGTGGGACGTCGTTGGGGAGGCTGGTTTATACCG ACTTCGTGGTCATCGCGATCAGATCACCGCCATTCAATTTCTTTCCACCTCTGAGGACCAACcatctacatctacatctacaGCGCCTGCCCTCCTTGTCACTGCTTCGAAAGATACTTTTATGAAACTTTGGGACTTGACTACTCAACATTGCGTTCAAACTGTTGTTGCACATCGCTCTGAAATTTGGTCATTAGCAATCAATCAAGAACAAAACCTCATTTTCACTGGTAGCGGTGAGGGAGAACTCAAAGTCTGGAAATTTGACCGCGAAGCTTTGGCAAAAGGCCTTAAAGAAACCGAAACTGGAGAG GTCGCAAAGATGATAGAACCTGTGTCAAGTCTTCCTCTTGCTTCGAAGCACAGGGTTTCACAAATTCAATTTCATCCTGTTCAACCATATTTTGCGGTTCAATCCCATGATCGGTCTGTCGAAATCTTCCGTATCCGAACAGCAGGCGAAGTTAGAAAAAAGCAGGCCCGAAGGAAGAGGCGtttggaagagaagaagCGTCAAGAAATGACCAAGGTCGATGGTGTTAAAATGAATGCGGAAGATAACAATGAGGGTGTGGATATGGAGAGCAACATAGTGGATTTCATCACCCCCCACCTTGTTGTACGGGCAAGTGGCAAAATCCGGTCATTTGACTTTCGATCAATTCAGTCATCGTCCAAGGGTGTCGCCCAG ATCCTTGTTGCATTGTCTTCAAATGCTTTGGAAGTTTACAATATACCACATCCAACCAAATCAAAAGACGAACCTCCAGAAGCTACCCGCAACTTTGTTGTGGATCTTCCGGGACATAGAGCAGATGTTAGAACGCTGTGCCTTAGCTCTGACGATCAGATACTGGCCTCGGGATCCAATG GTTCGGTAAAAATTTGGAACATGAAAACGACACAGTGTATACGCACTATAGAGTGTGGATATGCTATCTGTAGCACATTCCTGCCTGGGGACCGACAT ATTGCTGTTGGGACTAAGTCTGGAGAAATTCTCATCTACGATATTGCATCGTCGACTCTCATTGAAACCATAAAAGCTCATACCGCAACTGTTTGGTCCATGCACGTACGCTCAGACGGTGAAGCTCTTGTTACTGGGAGCGCGGATAAGGATGTCAAATTTTGGTCAATAGAACAGAAAGATGCTACCGAAGAAAGC GTACAAAGTGGAAAGCTTCTTTCTTTGACACACATACGCACGTTGAAAATGGCGGATGATGTGCTAGCTGTCCGTTATAGTCCCAACAGCAAGTTCTTGGCTGTTGCTCTTTTGGATTCAACCGTGAAGGTGTTCTATCAAGACAGcttgaaattttttttgtctttatACGGACACAAG TTGCCAGTACTTTCCATGGACATATCAGATGATTCCAAGTTGATTGTGACCTGTTCTGCAGACAAGAATGTGAAAATCTGGGGCCTGGACTTCGGAGACTGCCACAAATCCATCTTTGCACATGAGGAAAGTGTGATGCAAGTTGcgtttgaaaaaaattcacaCTACTTTTGGACCGTTGGAAAGGACAAACTACTCAAGTATTGGGATGGTGACAAG TTCGAGGGAATCCAAAAGCTCGAAGGCCACCATGGTGAGATATGGGCACTAACCCTCAGTCATCACGGTAATTTTGTCGTCACTGGATCACACGATAAATCCATTCGAGTTTGGGAAAAGCTTGACGAACCG TTGTTCCTTGAAGAAGAACGGGAAAAAGAGCTCGAAAAGCTCTACGAAAGCGGGATTGCTGATGCACTGAATCGTGTGGATGGGCCGGTTGGGAGCGGCGTTGAGGGAGACACAGCCAACGGTTCTATGGAAGCCGAAGCCTCGGCGGTATCGAAACAAACTACTGAAACCCTCATGGCAGGAGAAAAGATCATGGAAGCCATTGAACTCGCAGATACTGAGCGTGAAACGTTCAGAGAATATGAACAAGCCATGGCGAAACTGTCGGAAGACGACGCAATGCGTATGCAACCTCCAGCTAGAAATCCATTGCTAGCGGCGTACGATCTGGAACCTGAAGCATACGTTTTAAGAGTTGTCGAAAAGGTTCCCAGCACCGCATTGCAGGATGCTCTCCTTGTTCTACCTTTTGACAAGGTTGTGTCACTTATGGTGTACTTAAACATCTGGGCACAAAAA GGTTGGAACATTACGTTGGTATCACGAAttattttcttcctcctcaaaacccatcatcatcaaattgTTGCCAACCGCATTATGAGAACAACATTAATCCCTCTTCGAACACATTTGCGCCTTGCTCTGCAAAAGCAGAAGGACGTAATCAGCTATAATCTAGCTGCATTACATTTTATTCGACGCAAAAATGACTCGGAACGGACCGCTCAATtctatgaagaagaaaatatggacgaagaaaaagTAAAAGCTATGATTGCCGAGGGTAAAAAGCGCAAGAGAGTCAATCTCAAGGC TTTCTCTTAG
- a CDS encoding Aspartyl aminopeptidase, whose protein sequence is MMLYPAGPKAATRFLDFVNASPTPFHAVYNASIRLENAGFQKIREKDEWEKTIQPGGKYYFTRNQSALIAFTLPQKWKQGAGLSIVATHVDSPNLKIRPISKRTKSPYLQVGVETYGGGIWHSWLDRDLSVAGRVVVSDSDGNFTSKLVKVDRPILRIPTLAIHLDRNVNDNFKFNQETEFVPILGLIESQFNSAPAKSDPASGQEQKPSVKAASSIQENHHPALLSLLGKELSVAPEKIHDFELSLYDTQLATLGGINNEFIFSPRMDNLVSSFCAVEALADSANSQYFPTLEGNVNCIALFNHEEIGSVSTSGAESSLIPSLLNRLSPTPGSLAQSITHSFLISADMGHAVHPNYYSKHEENHKPVMNGGIVIKTNAKQRYATDAISTFIVKQLVERKGGKVQEFEVRNDIPCGSTVGPMLSKIGIRTVDVGNAMLSMHSIRETAGSNDVQSAIDLFSAFFEGFSTLDATLTMD, encoded by the exons ATGATGTTGTACCCAGCCGGTCCAAAAGCCGCCACTCgctttcttgattttgtgAACGCCTCTCCTACACCTTTTCATGCTGTTTATAACGCATCTATCCGATTAGAAAATGCTGGTTTCCAAAAG ATCAGAGAGAAAGATGAATGGGAAAAGACCATCCAACCAGGAGGGAAATATTACTTTACTAG GAACCAGTCAGCACTGATCGCCTTTACATTGCCTCAAAAGTGGAAACAAGGGGCTGGACTTAGTATTGTTGCTACACACGTCGACAGCCCAAACTTGAAG ATCCGTCCCATCTCAAAACGTACCAAATCACCATATCTTCAAGTAGGAGTCGAAACCTATGGGGGCGGAATTTGGCATTCGTGGCTTGACCGCGATCTATCTGTGGCCGGGAGAGTTGTTGTATCCGATAGTGACGGAAACTTCACTTCCAAGCTCGTTAAAGTTGATCGCCCAATTTTGCGTATTCCCACTCTTGCAATTCATC TGGACAGAAATGTCAATGATAACTTTAAATTTAACCAAGAGACTGAATTCGTCCCTATCCTCGGTTTAATAGAATCACAATTCAACTCGGCACCGGCCAAATCAGATCCAGCCTCTGGTCAAGAACAAAAACCTTCTGTCAAAGCAGCTTCTAGTATTCAAGAGAACCACCaccctgctcttttgtcCCTTCTTGGAAAAGAGTTGTCAGTTGCCCCGGAGAAAATTCACGATTTTGAACT TTCTCTGTACGACACTCAGCTTGCAACCCTAGGGGGGATCAACAATGAATTCATATTCAGTCCTCGAATGGATAACCTTGTATCTTC CTTCTGCGCTGTTGAAGCCTTGGCTGACAGTGCTAATTCACAGTACTTCCCTACACTGGAAGGAAATGTGAACTGTATAGCTCTTTTTAACCACGAGGAAATCGGAAGTGTCTCAACTTCTGGGGCGGAATCCAGCCTTATACCTTCTCTCCTTAACCGACTTTCGCCAACCCCTGGTTCTTTGGCACAATCTATTACACACTCATTCCTCATTTCAGCCGACATGGGTCATGCCGTGCACCCTAACTATTATTCAAAGCATGAAGAAAACCATAAGCCAGTTATGAACGGAGGAATCGTCATCAAGACAAATGCGAAGCAAAGGTATGCCACTGACGCAATTTCGACCTTTATCGTCAAGCAACTTGTCGAACGAAAAGGCGGAAAAGTGCAAGAATTTGAAGTTCGCAATGACAT ACCCTGTGGTTCTACAGTTGGGCCAATGCTATCCAAGATTGGTATCCGCACAGTCGATGTTGGAAATGCCATGCTGTCTATGCATTCTATCCGAGAGACAGCAGGATCCAATGACGTACAGAGTGCCATCGATTTGTTCTCCGCATTCTTTGAAGGGTTCAGCACCCTGGATGCCACTTTGACTATGGACTGA
- a CDS encoding U3 small nucleolar ribonucleoprotein IMP4 translates to MLRRQIRERRQYVYAKSLEAQERQTYERKQQLKESLASGKALPTELKKSAKSLGKDLMFDEAQAGASLSRLLLLALLTQSRTEPTTHIDNEYSRAGVQDPKIVITTSRDPSSKLLQFSKELRLVFPNSHRINRGNYVVKELADACRANDVSDLIVVHEHRGIPDALIVSHFPHGPTVYFTLNNVALRHDISTYKNTTVSEQYPHLIFENFSSTLGERIRDVLKFLFPVPKEDSKRVMTFANQDDFVSFRHHVFVKTGREVQLAEVGPRFDMRPYEIRQGTIEQTEAEREWVLSHYTRTAKKRSVLSDSRFSEPPTKKVRR, encoded by the exons ATG CTCAGAAGACAAATCCGAGAACGTCGGCAATATGTATACGCAAAATCACTGGAGGCCCAGGAACGGCAAACATATGAACGAAAACAGCAACTGAAGGAAAGTCTAGCCAGTGGAAAGGCCTTGCCGACGGAACTGAAGAAGAGTGCAAAGAGTCTGGGGAAAGATCTTATGTTCGACGAGGCTCAGGCTGGTGCATCGCTTTCCCGTCTTCTGTTGTTAGCACTCTTAACACAGTCTCGTACAGAACCAACAACTCACATCGACAACGAGTACTCTCGCGCTGGTGTGCAGGATCCCAAAATTGTTATAACAACTTCAAGAGATCCCAGCTCAAAACTTCTTCAGTTTTCCAAG GAACTGAGGCTTGTTTTTCCCAATTCGCATCGAATCAACCGAGGAAACTATGTTGTGAAAGAGCTGGCAGATGCTTGCAGAGCCAACGACGTCTCAGACCTCATTGTCGTTCATGAGCATCGTGGAATACCAGACGCCCTCATAGTATCGCACTTCCCTCATGGCCCAACTGTCTACTTCACCCTCAACAATGTCGCTTTACGACATGATATCAGCACATATAAAAACACGACGGTCTCTGAACAATACCCGCATCTTATATTTGAAAACTTTAGTTCTACCCTCGGCGAACGTATCCGCGATGTTCTAAAGTTTCTCTTCCCAGTCCCCAAGGAAGACAGCAAGCGAGTCATGACTTTTGCAAACCAAGAcgattttgtttcttttcg GCATCACGTTTTCGTCAAAACTGGACGTGAAGTGCAATTAGCAGAAGTCGGGCCTCGATTTGACATGAGAC CGTATGAAATTCGGCAAGGAACTATTGAGCAAACAGAGGCAGAGCGAGAATGGGTACTCAGTCACTATACGCGTACTGCAAAGAAACGCAGTGTTCTTTCAGACTCTCGATTCTCAGAACCACCTACAAAGAAAGTGAGACGGTGA